ACTTAAAAACATGCCTCCTCTACCAGACTCGTACTCTACGTCTCTAGGAATCGTTAAAATAAGCAATAAAATAAAGGTTGTAACAACCCAGATCAGTAACTGTTTGGTAAATACCGAAATGATTTGCAGAAGTAGGCCCCCTTTTTCTACCTAATGTTTCAATTATTACTATTTTTTTACAATATAATAACACTTGTTACGAATTATGAATAGTCAAAATTTACTATTAACTAAAAAAGAGAATGAACCCTAGATTCATTCCCTTTAGTAGAATTTTTATAAGTCTACACTACCGTTTCGATTATATTTTTGATGGAAATATCGTTGAATTCCTTCTCCAGTTAAATAGAACGCAAGCATCGTGATTGCGATAGCAAAAATAGCTGAGAATGGCATCCACTCATATATACGAATCGTTTCATGTAGCCTATGGAAAAACATCGGCCAAGCATTTGTGTCACTCATCATTTGATAGGCTCCACTTAATTGGGATTCATATGTATGTTGAATAAAGATTCCCATTACTCCAAATTGGGCTAGTAGAAAAAGGATCTTTCCAGCATCAAACGTGACATTCGTAAAGATATGAGGTTGTAAAAATGGCCAATAGTATCGAGTAAATAACTTGGGTTTTGTACACCCCGCCACAATTCCACTTTCCACAAAGGACTTCTTCCCAATTTCAATGAGTGATCGATGGAACAACTCTGCCACCCTTCCAACATCCACAAGAGCTATGACAAGAATCATCCAGATTGGACGGATATCAGAAAAAAGAATGATTGGAAAGCCGATAAAAATAGAAACGATGAATATAGGTGGCATGCTCATAGAAAACTGATAAGCACAGTTCATCAAAAACTTGATGAACCTAGAATAATAAGCACCAATTCCTAAAGGAAGAGCTATTAAATACCTAATGAACAATATTCCAAAAACCATCATGAGTGTTTCTTTTGCTCCCATTAAAAGAATGCTTAGAAAGTCTCGTCCATTATGATCAGACCCTAATGGGAAATCTTCAGAAGGTGGGTAGGCGGGAACTTGAATCCCCTCTTCATTTCGGTACATCACTAATTCCTTCAGTTCTGCGTCAACAAATGGAAGATAAGGCGCAATAAAAGATAAAAGAATAATAGTAGTTAGCGTAAAACTACCAATTATGAGAGGATAATTTCTCATAAAGACTCGCCCCTTCCACTAGGAGTTACCGATGATGTACTGACCGCTGAAATCACTCTTGAAACAAATAAAATCCAAGTAAAAAAGATAGCGTACAGTAATGCTGGGATGTAGTGAATAGAGAATTGCTGTCCCACCATAAATCCTGACGGTGGAGCCACAAAAGTAAAGAAGTAGTAAGCGGCTCCTCTAAACATTGTAAAAAACTCAACAATAAATAAATTTGAGAGGACGTAAAGGACAACCGTATCCATGTGGCTAAAAATGACAGGTAACGCATTCTTCAACACATGAGTAAAAATAATCTTATTGGTTTTTGTACCTTTTGCCTTCGCCGTTCTTATATAGTCGAAGCCCATCTCACTCTCTAGTGAAATAAAGGTGGCCCTTGCCGTATAGAAAAACGGATAGATTGCTAAGAAGATAATGCAATATACATAGTTTTGTAAGTAATCATCACCTATTAAATGAACTTCAGTCAGAACTCCTTCCTTGTATAGGAAGATCAAAAAGAACTGAATCATAATAATAAAAAACAGGTCAGGAATAGATATGGAAAGCCAAGTGAGGGGTTTACCAAAAATGTTCCATTTTCTCCTTCGGGTTTTAAAATCAAAGGCCCCTTTTATAATTCCACCTAGGAAACCGAGAAATATCGCAGGAATTACAATCAGTAAACTCTTAAACACTGTATCTGAAACATGTTCAACAATTGATTTTTCATAAACCTTTATTTCTTGTAAGTCTCCGTTTGTAAAGGAGGCAAAGAATGAAAGGAATTGTTCTTTATGTAACTCAAAAGAATAGGTAGGTTCCGCAGAAAGAAACATGCCCCCTCTTCCAGCCTCGTACTCTACTGTTCTAGGTATTGTTAAAATAACGATTAAAACGAGCGTCATAATAACCCAAATCAGAAGCTGCTTTGTAACAATGTTTGCTATTCTCAGAAGAATCACCCCAGTTGAAATATTTATACATTTTCGACATTTCTCACCATCTTACCACTTTTTTTTTGCTAAGAAAAGATGTTTGATTGTTTATATTTGTAAATTAGTGGGGCTATGTTCTTACGATTCGGGGCATTCTCATGCAAAATAGAAAGGTATCCTAAATTCCGGAGGGTCTATCAGAAACTTTGCGACTTCTATCGGAAATTCTAGGAGTCCTATCGGAAACTTTGCGACTTCTATCGGAAATTCTAGGAGTCCTATCGGAAACTTTGCGGCTTCTATCGGAAATCCCAGAAGGCCTATCGGAAACTTTGCGACTTCTATCGGAATTTCCAGTGGACCTATTGGAAGCTTTGTGACTTCTATAGGAAATTCTTCAATAAAAAAAGCCTGAGTTCACCTCAAGCTTCTTCCTTAAACCCCATATCACCTAATACCTTATATGTTATATCGTCGCTCGGCGGATTATGGAGCCCCGCTCGGACATCTCGGTAATACCTCTCTAATGGATTCCCCTTAGACAAACTATGTCCACCAACAATCCTCATCGCCAAGTCAACTACATTCACGGCTGCATTGGTCACTTCTGTTTTAACAGCCATTAAGGTTGGGCCAAGCTCAATTCTTTTTTCCGAGTTCTCCCAAAGAGACGCCACATGATACATAAAATGACGTGACTTCATCAATTCTACATCCATTAAAGCAACCTTTCTTCTGATTTCTGGAATGTCACTAATAGGATGCGGCAAACTATTGGGCTGGTACTCTTTCGCAAATTCCACAGCAAAATCACGAGCTGCAGAGGCAATTCCTAAATAGCAAGCTGGTATATGCAGCAACCATGCTTGAGGTAGCTTCTTTTTCGCTTCCCCTTTCATACTCACTAAATACTCAGAAGGAACCCTAACCTGCTCCAAAATTAAATCATCACTCCTTGTACTTCTCATACCAAGAGTATTCCATGTTTCTTCAATTCGGAGTCCATCTGCTTCCTTAGGTATTAGAAACTCTCCAATCCCCTGCTTTTCCTCAATCCACGCCGTTACAATAAAATAATCAAGTGCTGGTGCTAAAGAAGTAAAGGTCTTCTTCCCACTAATCAACCAGGTTCCTTTTACTCTCTTAGCTTCAGTCTCCGGCTTTCCTCCGCGTGCAGGACTGCCAGTTTTGGGTTCTGTGGCCGCGCTGTTTATCAATATCCCATAATCAACCGCTTCTCTTGATATTTTTTCAAGCATAACAGGCGTCCACTTTTCCGTTTCATTTAATTGAATAAACGTCCCATTATGCCAACCCAAACAAAGTGCTGTGGCCCCATCACCCCTGGCAATCTCCTCTTGAACAAGTAAAAATGAATATAAAGGAAGACCTTGACCACCAAATTCATTTTGAACTGTTAACGCCGTAACCCCTGCATCTTTTAACATAGAAAAATGATCAAATGGGAAAGACCCTTCAATATCATGAATACTCGCTGTCTTTTTAAACTCAGAAGCTAATTCCTGGGCTTTTTGAACCCAGTACTCTTCTTTTTCATTCCGAATAAATAAGTTTTTCATGCTAACACATCCGTCTCTTTTTCGTTACTCTCCTATTGTATATGGTGGCCTCCGAAAAAGTGAAGTAATCCGATCTATTACATAAGAATTTAAACCTCAAGATTCAATTTTGGATAGTTCATTTATGATATTCTCTTGTTGTCGATCCGCCGTTTCGTTTGAAATGATTTCTTCTTGGACTAGTTTTCTAATGGCGTCACTTTCAGCATATAGGGTGTGTCGTTCTAGTGCTTTCATTTGCTTTTCTTTCAGTTCCGGGCTCGTCTCAAATAGGTTCGTTAAAGCATGCTGGATATGCTCAATTTCTTCTTCATATTTTTGGATAAATTCTCGGTATACAACTTCTGTAATAAACAGTTTTCTTTTTATACGATTTAATTCTTCAATCCCGATTTCAGCACGATGGAGTCTCGCTAAAAGCTCTTCAAATTCTTCGTTCCCTTTCTGCTTAGGCCGAACACCTAACATTCCTATAAATGGTTTGATTGTTAGTCCCTGAACAATTAAAGAGAAAAAAACAACGGAAAACGCAAGAATTAAAATCAAATCACGGTCAGGAAAATCTTTAGGTAGACTTAGTACTAGGGCAATAGAAAGGGACCCTTTCAATCCTCCCCAATTGATAATATGCTTCCACTTTGTTGGAAAATCTTTTTGAAAAACAAGACTCGTATAAACAGCTATACTCCTTGCTATCAAAACAAGTAATACGGCCACTATAATAAAACCCCATTTATCACTAAACTGGATTCTGGTTATTTCTAATCCTACCATTAAAAAAACGAGTGAATTAGCAAGTAGGGCTGCTACATCCCAGAAATTATTGATATTGAGTTTTGTCGTTGGACTCATACCAATCGAAGCCCCATAATTTCCGAATATAATAGCACCTACCACAACTGCTATAACTCCTGAGGCATGGATATTTTCAGCTAAGAGGAATGAACCATAAAATAACAAGATGCTAAAGATAATTTCTAATGGATAATCATCGAAATATTTAACTAATATAGAAAAGCCATACCCTAGGGCACCACCTATTAAAACACCTAAAAATACTACTTTGGCGAATTCAAAAACACCACTACCAATCCCTGGGACTCCCATATCTATGTACATCAATAAAGAAAATGCCGATATTTTAAATAATACAACTGCTAAACCATCATTAAAAAGGCTTTCTCCCTCCACCACTATCGCCAGTCTTTTTTGAACACCGACACTCTTAAAAATGGAAAGAACGCTTACTGGGTCAGTTGCACTCATCAAAGCAGCAAAAACAAATGAAGTCGGAATGGAGAAATCAAAGATCCAGTATAAGCTGAACCCTATAACAAGAAAGGAAAGGAAAGTTCCTCCGAATGCTAACGAAAGAATGGGTCCTTTATTATCTCGCAGCTTTGAATATGGAAGCTTAAGGGCAGCTTCTCCCAATAGAGCTGGTAGGAATAGTGTAATAACCATAAAGTGAAAAGTTTCTTCCTCTGTTACTAGTAGTTTTACGGGTTCTAGAAATGGAATATCCAATAATCCTATAATAGCACCGACAACGACAAGGACGATTGGATATGGTTGTTTAAATTTTTTAGCAATAGCCGTAATACCGGCTGCTAAAATGACCATTAAAAGTCCCATTTCAAAAATATGATGTAAGTCTTCCATCCCTTACCTCTCCTTTACAATCTTTTCATTATATTGTTTGTATCAAAATGGCAATCATACACGGATCAATGACAACGGCCATTAAACTTTATCTTGATTACTTTCATTTAATTACCAATAAATATAAAATAGGAGAGTGGAAGAAATACATAAGTTACTAAGTACATAAAAGGAGAGATTACATGTCTACATTCGAACAGCAATTAAAAAAATATGCTGAATTAGCTGTAAAAGTTGGGGTTAATGTTCAAAAAGGGCAAACGTTGGCGATATCTGCTTCCATAGAAGTTGCGGAATTTGTCCGTGAAGTTGCTAAGGAAGCTTATAAAGCAGGTGCCAAAAATGTAATGGTTGATTGGGCTGATGATGCAATATCAAGAATCAAGTATGATATGGCACCAGACGAAGCTTTCACTGAGTTTCCAATGTGGAGAGCTAAAGAGCGTGAAGAGTTAGCAGAAAACGGTGCGGCATTTATGTCTATCGTTTCTTCTAATCCTGACCTTTTTAAAGGTGTGGACCCTGAAAGAATTTCTAACTTCCAAAAGGCTGCTGGCCAAGCACTAAAAAAATATCGTCAATTTGTTCAATCAGACAAAATTGCCTGGACTGTTATTGCTGCACCATCTAAGGATTGGGCTGACAAAGTGTTCGCTGGTGAAGAAAACAGTCTAGATAAATTATGGGACGCTATCTTCAAAGCTGTTCGTGTAGACCAGGAAGATCCTGTAGCAGCATGGAAGAATCATGACGAAACACTTCATGAAAAAGTTGATTACCTAAATAACAAAAAATATAAAACCCTTCACTACAAAGCTCAAGGTACCGACTTAAAAATTGACCTTCATGAAAAACATCAATGGGCTGGTGCAGGAAGTGTTGACCCAAGAGGGGTTACCTTTATGGCGAACATGCCAACCGAAGAAGTATTCACAGTTCCTTTAAAAGAAGGTGTTAATGGTACAGTTTCTAGCACAAAGCCATTAAGCTATGGTGGAAACTTAATTGATAACTTCACACTAACTTTTGAGAATGGTCGAATTGTGGATGTAAAAGCAGAGCAAGGTGAAGCAATTTTGAAGAAGCTTGTTGAAACTGATGAAGGCTCACATTATCTCGGTGAGGTGGCACTTGTACCTCATGATTCACCTATTTCAAATTCCAATATCTTATTCTACAACACATTATTTGATGAAAATGCATCCAATCACCTCGCAATCGGTAATGGATATGCTTTCTGTATCGAAGGCGGAAAAACAATGAGTGAAGAAGAATTAGAAAAGCACGGTGTAAACTCAAGTATCACGCACGTTGACTTCATGATTGGTTCTGCCGATATGGATATCGACGGCATCAAAGAAGACGGTACGGTTGAACCAATCTTCCGTAACGGGAATTGGGCGTTTTAAACAAACGTTTGTTTAAATTTTATATGAAGGACGGACCCATTGGGTTCGTTCTTTTTTTATTCAAAAAAGAGTAATTTTTCCAACCTTGGGCAAATTATAATGGAAATTTTATACTTAGGAGGCAAATAGATGAATCACCAATCCGACCATCATGAGACCAACATAGAAAATGATGATACCCTCACGAATAGACAAGGACACCCTATTACGAATAATCAAAACATCCGTACGGTAAGTAATCGTGGGCCTGCAACTCTTGAGAATTATGACTTTATTGAAAAAATAAGCCACTTTGACCGTGAAAAAATTCCGGAAAGGATTGTTCATGCACGAGGTGCTGGTGCTCATGGGTATTTTGAAGCATATGGTACATGTGGCGATGAACCAGTTTCCAAATATACCCGCGCTAAGCTTTTTCAAGAGAAAGGAAAAAGAACTCCAGTATTTGTCCGTTTTTCAACTGTAGTACATGGGAATCACTCGCCTGAAACGGTCCGAGACCCCCGTGGATTTGCTGTCAAATTTTATACAGAAGATGGCAACTGGGACTTAGTCGGGAATAACCTTAAAATATTCTTTATTCGTGATGCGATGAAGTTTCCTGATATGATTCATGCGTTTCGCCCGGACCCTGTTACAAACTATCAGAATGCAGAGCGTTTCTTCGATTTTTGTGCTAATTCGCCTGAGACCTTCCATATGGTTACTTTTGTC
This DNA window, taken from Bacillus carboniphilus, encodes the following:
- a CDS encoding acyl-CoA dehydrogenase family protein; translated protein: MKNLFIRNEKEEYWVQKAQELASEFKKTASIHDIEGSFPFDHFSMLKDAGVTALTVQNEFGGQGLPLYSFLLVQEEIARGDGATALCLGWHNGTFIQLNETEKWTPVMLEKISREAVDYGILINSAATEPKTGSPARGGKPETEAKRVKGTWLISGKKTFTSLAPALDYFIVTAWIEEKQGIGEFLIPKEADGLRIEETWNTLGMRSTRSDDLILEQVRVPSEYLVSMKGEAKKKLPQAWLLHIPACYLGIASAARDFAVEFAKEYQPNSLPHPISDIPEIRRKVALMDVELMKSRHFMYHVASLWENSEKRIELGPTLMAVKTEVTNAAVNVVDLAMRIVGGHSLSKGNPLERYYRDVRAGLHNPPSDDITYKVLGDMGFKEEA
- a CDS encoding Na+/H+ antiporter, encoding MEDLHHIFEMGLLMVILAAGITAIAKKFKQPYPIVLVVVGAIIGLLDIPFLEPVKLLVTEEETFHFMVITLFLPALLGEAALKLPYSKLRDNKGPILSLAFGGTFLSFLVIGFSLYWIFDFSIPTSFVFAALMSATDPVSVLSIFKSVGVQKRLAIVVEGESLFNDGLAVVLFKISAFSLLMYIDMGVPGIGSGVFEFAKVVFLGVLIGGALGYGFSILVKYFDDYPLEIIFSILLFYGSFLLAENIHASGVIAVVVGAIIFGNYGASIGMSPTTKLNINNFWDVAALLANSLVFLMVGLEITRIQFSDKWGFIIVAVLLVLIARSIAVYTSLVFQKDFPTKWKHIINWGGLKGSLSIALVLSLPKDFPDRDLILILAFSVVFFSLIVQGLTIKPFIGMLGVRPKQKGNEEFEELLARLHRAEIGIEELNRIKRKLFITEVVYREFIQKYEEEIEHIQHALTNLFETSPELKEKQMKALERHTLYAESDAIRKLVQEEIISNETADRQQENIINELSKIES
- a CDS encoding ABC transporter permease subunit, translating into MRNYPLIIGSFTLTTIILLSFIAPYLPFVDAELKELVMYRNEEGIQVPAYPPSEDFPLGSDHNGRDFLSILLMGAKETLMMVFGILFIRYLIALPLGIGAYYSRFIKFLMNCAYQFSMSMPPIFIVSIFIGFPIILFSDIRPIWMILVIALVDVGRVAELFHRSLIEIGKKSFVESGIVAGCTKPKLFTRYYWPFLQPHIFTNVTFDAGKILFLLAQFGVMGIFIQHTYESQLSGAYQMMSDTNAWPMFFHRLHETIRIYEWMPFSAIFAIAITMLAFYLTGEGIQRYFHQKYNRNGSVDL
- a CDS encoding ABC transporter permease subunit, which codes for MTLVLIVILTIPRTVEYEAGRGGMFLSAEPTYSFELHKEQFLSFFASFTNGDLQEIKVYEKSIVEHVSDTVFKSLLIVIPAIFLGFLGGIIKGAFDFKTRRRKWNIFGKPLTWLSISIPDLFFIIMIQFFLIFLYKEGVLTEVHLIGDDYLQNYVYCIIFLAIYPFFYTARATFISLESEMGFDYIRTAKAKGTKTNKIIFTHVLKNALPVIFSHMDTVVLYVLSNLFIVEFFTMFRGAAYYFFTFVAPPSGFMVGQQFSIHYIPALLYAIFFTWILFVSRVISAVSTSSVTPSGRGESL
- a CDS encoding aminopeptidase, with the translated sequence MSTFEQQLKKYAELAVKVGVNVQKGQTLAISASIEVAEFVREVAKEAYKAGAKNVMVDWADDAISRIKYDMAPDEAFTEFPMWRAKEREELAENGAAFMSIVSSNPDLFKGVDPERISNFQKAAGQALKKYRQFVQSDKIAWTVIAAPSKDWADKVFAGEENSLDKLWDAIFKAVRVDQEDPVAAWKNHDETLHEKVDYLNNKKYKTLHYKAQGTDLKIDLHEKHQWAGAGSVDPRGVTFMANMPTEEVFTVPLKEGVNGTVSSTKPLSYGGNLIDNFTLTFENGRIVDVKAEQGEAILKKLVETDEGSHYLGEVALVPHDSPISNSNILFYNTLFDENASNHLAIGNGYAFCIEGGKTMSEEELEKHGVNSSITHVDFMIGSADMDIDGIKEDGTVEPIFRNGNWAF